The stretch of DNA AGCAGGGGAAAGTCCTGTCGAAAGACTGCAACACCTGCCACACGATTCTCGCGCAGAAATTCGAGAGCGACACGCTCCGGATGGCGCTGGGGGGGATCGAGTACCGCCACCCGGTCGACGTGGGAGATTCCTGGAAAGAGATGAACTGCAGCGACTGCCACAACAGCCAATGACCTCAACCTGTCATCCTGAGCGAAGCGAAGGATCTGCCCGGCCGAATCGCCGAGATCCTTCGGTCGCTTCGCTCCCTCAGGATGACATGCCGGTTGGTAGGACCCTTCCGGCAGAAGGAAGGATGCGTTCGATCAGACAATTGAGATTCCAATGAATTCCACACCGCACGACGGCGCCGAACGGCGCAACTTTTTGAAGTTCGTCCTCTCGGGCGGATTGGTCGCCCTCGCCGGGACGATCCTCTACCCGATCCTGGCGTACCTCAAGCCGCCGAAAGAGGGCGAAGTGGAGGTGAGCTCCGTGAGCGCGGGAAAGCTGAGCGAAATTGAAAACGAAAGCGGCAGGATCGTGAAGTTCGGGACGAAGCCGGTCGTTCTGATCCGGACCGCGGCCGGCGACCTCCGGGCGTTCTCGGCGACGTGCACGCACCTCGACTGCACAGTGCAGTTCCGGAAGGATTTCGGGCTCATTTGGTGCGCATGCCATAACGGCAAGTACGACCTGAACGGCAGGAACGTCTCCGGACCGCCCCCGCGTCCCCTCGACGAATACCGGGTCGTGGTCCAGGGGGACGAAGTGTTGGTCTCAAAGAAGGCATAACCCCGTGACCCTCAAAAAGATCTACGCGTGGATCGACGAGCGTGTGAAGCTGGAGGACCTGGTCCGGTTCATGGGGAAGAAGTACGTCCCCCTCCACAGCCATTCTCTCTGGTATTATTTCGGGGGGGTCTCCCTCTTCCTCTTCATCATCCAGGTCGCGACCGGCATTCTCCTCCTGCTCTACTACAAGAGCGGGGAGGGGCTCGCGTTCGAGAGCATCCAGTTCATCATGTCGAAGGTGCAGTTCGGGTGGCTGATCCGGTCGATTCACAGCTGGGCGGCGAACCTCTTCATTCTTGCCGCGATGATCCACATGTTCAGCGTCTACTTCGAGAAGGCGTACCGGAAGCCGCGCGAGATCACCTGGCTCACCGGGATGCTGATGTTCTTCCTGGCGCTGGGGTTCGGATTCAGCGGCTACCTCCTCCCCTGGAACGAGCTCTCATTTTTTGCGACGAAGGTGGGTACCGACATATCGGGGGTGGTTCCGTTCGTCGGCACGCCGCTGCTGATGTTTCTCCGGAGCGGAACGGAAGTTACCGGGGCGACCCTCTCCCGGTTCTTCGGCTTCCATGTGGCGCTCTTCCCCGGAATTTTTACCGTTCTCCTTGCCGTTCACCTCGTGCTCGTCCAGCGCCAGGGGATGAGCGAGCCGCTCGGGGCGGAAGGCGCCGCGCTTTCGCAGCGGAAGACGATGCCGTTCTTTCCGAACTTTCTCCTGAGGGACCTGCTCCTCTGGCTCATCGTCCTGAACCTCCTCGCAATCCTGGCGGTCTTCTTCCCGTGGGAGCTCGGGAAAAAAGCCGACCCGTTCGCTTCCGCCCCGGCGGGGATCAAGCCCGAGTGGTATTTCCTCTTCATGTTCCAGACCCTGAAGTATATCCCCGGCAAACTCTGGCTCGTTGACGGCGAGGTGTTCGGGATCATGCTCTTCGGGCTCGCCGGGTTCCTCTGGCTGCTGGTTCCGTTCTGGGACCGGAAGAGCCTCCGCGGCGAGAAGAATCGCATGTTGACGTATGTGGGAATCGTCGCGGTCTTCTATATCATCCTCCTGACAATCATCGGATGGCTCGTATGACGCGCTTCCTACCGGCACTCCTCATCGTTCTTCTGGCCGCTCTTCCCGGGAAAGCGGCTGCAGCCGGCGGTAATCAATGCCTGACGTGTCACGAAGGGATGAGCGACAAGCCGTCGGCGCTCTTCAAGCATGACATTCATGCCACGAAAGGAATCACTTGCGCCGGCTGCCACGGCGGCAATGCGAACGCCGAGGAGATGGAACAGGCGATGGATTCGAGCGCGGGCTACGTCGGGGTGCCGAAAGGGGATGATATTTCGAAGGCGTGCGCGAACTGCCATGCGGACCCCGGAAAAATGAAGGCGTTCGGTTCGTCTCTTCCGACGAACCAGTGGGAGCTCCTGAAGGCGAGCGTCCACGCGCGGCTCTCCATCAACGGCAAGGAACAGATCGCCCAATGCATCACCTGCCACGGAGCGCACGGAATCGTCGCCGTGAAGGATCCAGCCTCTCCGGTCCATCCGCTGAACGTCGTGAAGACGTGCGCGACGTGCCACAGCAACGCCACGTTTATGCGGGATTATAACCCCGCCCTGCCGGTGGACCAGATCGAAAAGTACCGGACGAGCGTGCACGGCGTGAGAAACGCCAAGGGAGACCCGAAGGCCGCGGCGTGCGCGAGCTGCCACGGAAGCCACGGCATCCGCGGGGCGAAAGACGTCAAGTCGGCGGTCTACGCGACCAACCTTCCCGCGACCTGTTCGCATTGCCACAGCGATCCCGCCTACATGAAGGAGTACGGGATTCCCACAGACCAGTTCGAGAAATATTCGCGGAGCGTGCACGGGGCGGCGCTCCTCGCGAAACACGACGTCTCGGCCCCCGCCTGCAACGACTGCCACGGCAACCACGGCGCGGCGCCGCCGGGCGTGGCGTCGGTATCGAAGGTCTGCGGCACCTGCCACGCGCTGAACGCAGACCTCTTTTCGGCCAGCCCGCACAAGAAGGCGTTCGACGACCGGAAGCTCCCGGAATGCGAGACGTGCCACGGAAACCACGAGATCGTGGCCGCCACCGACAAGCTCCTCGGCGTTGCTCCGGACGCGGTCTGCAGCCGGTGCCACCATGAAAAGTCCGGCGGGTTCGAAGTTGCGGCTTCGATG from Bacteroidota bacterium encodes:
- a CDS encoding Rieske (2Fe-2S) protein encodes the protein MNSTPHDGAERRNFLKFVLSGGLVALAGTILYPILAYLKPPKEGEVEVSSVSAGKLSEIENESGRIVKFGTKPVVLIRTAAGDLRAFSATCTHLDCTVQFRKDFGLIWCACHNGKYDLNGRNVSGPPPRPLDEYRVVVQGDEVLVSKKA
- a CDS encoding cytochrome bc complex cytochrome b subunit codes for the protein MTLKKIYAWIDERVKLEDLVRFMGKKYVPLHSHSLWYYFGGVSLFLFIIQVATGILLLLYYKSGEGLAFESIQFIMSKVQFGWLIRSIHSWAANLFILAAMIHMFSVYFEKAYRKPREITWLTGMLMFFLALGFGFSGYLLPWNELSFFATKVGTDISGVVPFVGTPLLMFLRSGTEVTGATLSRFFGFHVALFPGIFTVLLAVHLVLVQRQGMSEPLGAEGAALSQRKTMPFFPNFLLRDLLLWLIVLNLLAILAVFFPWELGKKADPFASAPAGIKPEWYFLFMFQTLKYIPGKLWLVDGEVFGIMLFGLAGFLWLLVPFWDRKSLRGEKNRMLTYVGIVAVFYIILLTIIGWLV
- a CDS encoding multiheme c-type cytochrome — encoded protein: MTRFLPALLIVLLAALPGKAAAAGGNQCLTCHEGMSDKPSALFKHDIHATKGITCAGCHGGNANAEEMEQAMDSSAGYVGVPKGDDISKACANCHADPGKMKAFGSSLPTNQWELLKASVHARLSINGKEQIAQCITCHGAHGIVAVKDPASPVHPLNVVKTCATCHSNATFMRDYNPALPVDQIEKYRTSVHGVRNAKGDPKAAACASCHGSHGIRGAKDVKSAVYATNLPATCSHCHSDPAYMKEYGIPTDQFEKYSRSVHGAALLAKHDVSAPACNDCHGNHGAAPPGVASVSKVCGTCHALNADLFSASPHKKAFDDRKLPECETCHGNHEIVAATDKLLGVAPDAVCSRCHHEKSGGFEVAASM